A stretch of the bacterium genome encodes the following:
- a CDS encoding DegT/DnrJ/EryC1/StrS family aminotransferase: MHIIGKEEAEAAARVIESGKLFRYGEEGGEAAQFEKEWAERLGVNHSILLTSGTAALICGLVGLDVGPGDEVIIPGYTFMATALAALAVGAVPIIVEIDETLGIDPVEVERAITPRTKAIIPVHMVGMSCNMDAIMAIAKKHNVKVLEDACQAVGGSYKGKSLGSIGEAGGFSFNYFKVITCGEGGAVVMNDIDIYERALIHHDGGCIFRSHAREISWPFFAGQNYRTNEISAAIMRVQLGRLDGILAKLRMEKRMMVEELSCIKNLKLSPMNDFEGDCGVTTGLIFETEDRANGFKAALETETDGIWQPINSGRHVYCNWEPVMDKSGAHHPGRDAYKLAKADVNYSPDMCPKTLSILTRTVLLDNGFKRTESEMVERIAKVKKVAAKF; the protein is encoded by the coding sequence ATGCATATCATAGGCAAAGAGGAAGCAGAGGCGGCGGCTCGGGTTATTGAATCGGGGAAGCTGTTCCGATATGGCGAAGAGGGCGGCGAAGCGGCTCAATTTGAAAAAGAATGGGCTGAAAGGCTCGGCGTTAACCACTCCATCCTGCTTACCAGTGGCACTGCAGCGCTCATATGTGGGTTGGTAGGTCTTGACGTAGGTCCTGGCGATGAGGTTATCATTCCCGGCTATACTTTCATGGCGACAGCGTTGGCGGCATTGGCAGTTGGCGCGGTGCCGATTATTGTCGAAATTGATGAGACCCTCGGAATCGATCCGGTCGAAGTCGAGCGCGCAATCACTCCGCGCACAAAAGCGATAATTCCCGTTCACATGGTCGGTATGTCGTGCAATATGGACGCCATTATGGCTATCGCGAAGAAGCATAACGTGAAAGTGTTGGAAGATGCCTGCCAGGCGGTCGGCGGCTCTTATAAGGGTAAATCTTTAGGTTCGATTGGCGAGGCAGGCGGTTTCTCATTCAACTACTTCAAAGTTATCACCTGCGGTGAAGGCGGCGCGGTGGTTATGAATGATATCGATATCTACGAGCGCGCATTAATTCACCATGACGGCGGATGTATCTTCCGAAGTCACGCCAGAGAGATTTCATGGCCTTTCTTTGCGGGTCAGAACTATCGTACCAATGAAATATCAGCCGCTATTATGAGAGTGCAGCTTGGCCGGCTTGATGGCATTTTGGCGAAGCTTCGCATGGAAAAGCGCATGATGGTTGAAGAGCTTTCATGTATCAAGAACTTGAAGCTCAGCCCCATGAATGACTTTGAGGGCGATTGCGGAGTGACGACCGGCTTAATCTTCGAGACTGAAGATCGAGCCAATGGCTTCAAAGCGGCATTAGAAACTGAAACAGATGGTATATGGCAACCCATCAACAGCGGCCGACATGTCTATTGTAATTGGGAACCGGTGATGGACAAATCAGGCGCGCACCATCCTGGACGCGATGCCTATAAACTTGCCAAAGCCGATGTGAACTACTCCCCTGACATGTGTCCCAAGACCCTCTCCATCCTGACGCGAACGGTGCTTCTCGATAATGGCTTCAAACGCACTGAGAGTGAAATGGTTGAAAGGATCGCTAAGGTCAAAAAGGTCGCTGCGAAGTTCTAA